Proteins encoded in a region of the Clostridium beijerinckii genome:
- a CDS encoding tagatose bisphosphate family class II aldolase — translation MILSTREMLKKAQKDGYAVPAFNIHNLETLQVVVETAHEMRSPVIIAGTPSTITDYAGPDYIKAMAEVAAGKYDIPIAIHLDHFEDVNEIKKDIDIGFRSCMIDASKHEFEENIAIVKEVVDYAHKFDTTVEAELGKLGGREDDLVVDEKDTMYTNPDDAAEFVERTGVDSLAVAIGTAHGLYKGEAKLDFERLKEIRNKVNIPLVLHGASDVPDELVKRAISLGICKVNVATDLKIPFSSAVKEFFEVHPEESDPRKYMTPGKEAMKKIVKHKIEVCGSANRY, via the coding sequence ATGATATTATCAACTAGAGAAATGTTAAAAAAAGCACAAAAGGATGGGTATGCAGTACCTGCTTTTAATATTCATAATTTAGAGACGCTACAAGTTGTAGTAGAAACAGCACACGAAATGAGATCTCCTGTAATTATAGCTGGAACACCTTCAACAATTACAGATTATGCAGGGCCAGATTATATAAAAGCGATGGCAGAAGTTGCAGCAGGGAAATATGACATTCCAATAGCTATTCATTTGGATCATTTTGAAGATGTTAATGAAATCAAAAAAGATATAGATATTGGTTTTAGATCATGTATGATTGATGCTTCAAAACATGAATTTGAAGAAAATATTGCAATTGTAAAAGAGGTAGTAGATTATGCTCATAAATTTGATACAACTGTTGAAGCTGAACTAGGAAAACTAGGTGGAAGAGAAGATGATTTAGTCGTAGATGAGAAAGATACGATGTATACAAATCCTGATGATGCAGCAGAGTTCGTAGAAAGAACTGGCGTAGATTCTTTGGCTGTTGCAATAGGTACAGCGCATGGATTATACAAAGGAGAAGCAAAACTTGATTTCGAAAGATTAAAGGAAATTAGAAATAAAGTAAATATTCCGCTAGTACTTCATGGAGCATCTGATGTACCGGACGAGCTTGTTAAAAGAGCCATTTCACTTGGAATATGTAAAGTAAATGTTGCTACAGACTTAAAGATTCCATTTTCAAGTGCTGTGAAAGAGTTTTTTGAGGTACACCCAGAGGAAAGTGATCCAAGAAAATATATGACTCCAGGTAAAGAAGCTATGAAAAAGATAGTGAAGCATAAGATTGAAGTTTGTGGTAGCGCAAATAGATATTAA